The genomic window gacagacaggcagacagacagacaaacagatggacgaaacagatggacacacaaacagacaagcggatggacaaacacatagacagacagatgaatggacacaCTGTCAATCAGTCAACTAAAGAGATGAGCAACAAGCAGACGTTAACAGCACATCTAGACAAgtgaacaacaaacacacatagtCACACTCTAGTTGATGTCTtaacacacaaaacagcatCTACCCCATTGACTCGCCTTCTCTCAATCCAGGGTATCATACGGGACAATGCCAGTCTGCAGGCAAAGTGCTGGAAACTGTGTCATTTAGGCAGTCACTTTGTCGCTTATTTGCTCATGTGTTAACATACTTAGGGCTCTTATTCCTATGGACAAAGTGATGATGCATTTGCCGGCGAATATCGGTTGGATTGTGATGCctaatgatgttgttgttgttgttgttgttgttgtgtgtgtgtgtgtctgtgtgtgtgtgcctgtgtgtgtgtgtgtgtgtgtgtgtgtgtgtgtgtgtgtgtgtgtgtgtgtgtgtgtgtgtgtgtgtgtgtgtttgtggtgtgtgtgtgtgtgtgtgtgttttttgttagTGGGTGTTTGATATTTTCTGTTAGGTGATTATACTGACTTCTACTCATCTAAGGAGCACGCAACTAATGTGGGAACGATGTTTCGTGGTCCAGAGAATGCTCTTATGCcaaactggtgtgtgtgtgtgtgtgtgtgtgtgtgtgtgtgtgcgtgtgtgtgtgtgtgtgtgtgtgtgtgtgtgtgtgtgtgtgtttgtgtgtgtgtgtgtgtgtggggggggggcgtgcatgtgtgtgtgtgtgtgtgtgtgtgtgtgtgtgtgtgtgtgtatgtgcgtgcatgcatgtgtgtgtgtatgtgtgtgtgcatgtgtgtgtgtgtgtgtgtgtgtgtgtgtgtgtgtgcgcgcgtgagTGTGTATTCTCATacttgtgcatgcttgtgtttACAGTCTGTCATCtctgtttttgtctatttgtctgtttctctctgaTACAATAATTTTGATAACTTGTATCTCTGTGTAATTACAGTATTGCTCATTTAGGGTTCATTTGCCTGTTGGATATCACGGCCGTGCTTCATCTGTTGTGGTTTCTGGCACAGCAATCCATCGACCGTGTGGACAGACACGCCCAAAAGATggtagctgtgtgtgtgtgtgtgtgtgtgtgtgtgtgtgtgtgtgtgtgtgtgtgtgtgtgtgtgtgtgttgtgtgtgtgtgtgtgtgtgtgtgtgtgtgtgtgtgtgtgtgtgtgtgtgtgtgtgcatttgtgtgtgtgtgtgtgtgcatgtgtgtgtgtgttcatgtgtgcgtgtgcatgcgcacgtgtgtgtgtgcatttgtgtgtgtgtgcatgtgtgtgtgtgtgtatgtgtgtgtgtgcatgtgtgcgtgtgcatgcgcacgtgtgtgtgtgcatttgtgtgtgtgtgtgtgtgtgtgtgtgtgtgtgtgtgtgtgtgtgtacgtgtgtctgtgtgtgtatgtgtgtccatttgtttgtctgtgtatttgtttgtctagtcaTCTGCACAATCGTTTGCATTTCTGCcgtttgttttctatttctcTGTCCTCTCTATCAATGTACTTCAcgtgtgtttgcttgctgACATTCAGTACAGACGATTCCTCTCTAGATGAAACCACCAGTTTTTGGTCCATGCAGACTACTGGATTTTGAGCTCGAAATGGTAAGTCAATCAACGACATTACGCATTTGCTGTCTTCTTTATTGCATTCGGCATTTCTCAGGCATTTCTCGCTGGTCCTGGTAATGATCTTGGTCAACGCATCTCTATGGACAAGGTCAGACCTATGCACCAGAGTTTATAatattagttgatattaattaattaatttattttttataaattatttatttacgtAATATTTATCTAtagtattattatttattattaattaattaatttatatatttatttataatattattttttattaatttagttatttatttgtttgtttatttattggtttgtttatttatttatttatttattattaaatacaaTAGATATTAAGAaacacaattaatattaatgaaaacaattaatattaataaataaataaataaatataataaataattttttgaaactTCACACCAATTTTTTAtgatttatattaattaattaaccagacATCTACAGATGCTCATAGTATGATAATAATCtaaaaaatagtaaataaataatataaataataaataaataatttatttattatttaaaaaCTAACATagtgtttgttattgtaacTGTcctgtacatgtttgtcttgTAAGGCTGAAGATCACATCTTTGGTATGGTGCTCATGAATGATTGGAGCGGTATGTGTAGCACACGTGGCATGTTACATATCTTTGTATGTTTCATGTGTGGAGATTTGTTGATGTTTAGCTAGAGATATTCAGAAGTGGGAATATGTGCCTCTTGGTCCGTTTCTTGGTAAGAACTTTGGAACTACGATATCTCCATGGGTTGTGCCAATGGCAGCACTGGAGCCTTTCAAAGTTGCAAGTCCTGTGCAGGTTGGGAATGTTGGTGCATTTAACAAaagaaatgcatccctccaatataatagtgtggtgtattgtgagatgcatccctcccatacaatagtctagtgtattgtgagatgcatccctccaatacaatagtctagtgtattgtgagatgcatccctccaatacaatagtctaatgtattgtgagatgcatccctccaatacaatagtctaatgtattgtgagatgcatccccccaatacaatagtctaatgtattgtgagatgcacccctccaatacaatagtctagtgtatagtgagatgcatccctctaatagtctagtgtattgtgagatgcatccctccaatatagtctagtgtattataagatgcatccctccaatacaatagtctactgtacgtatgtgagatgcatctGTCCACTCTTAGTAATGAGGCTCTTTCTAGGATCCTGTACCTCTGCCGTATCTTCGCCATTCAGATCCATATTCATTTGACATTAATCTGCAGACAGGAATCAAAGTGCCTGGCATGGAAACACCATCAACAGTATGCCAGTCGAACCACAAGGTATGCTTACCATTTGCTATGTTAATTGATAGGTAGGATTGGCATGGGGAGAAGCATGCAAGCTATTGGACAAActcttagacagacagagagaaagacacacagacagacagactgacagactaacagagaggcagacagactaacagacagacagacagactaacagacagacagacagactacttGATATTCACTAGTGTTtcaatctgtttgtgtgtgtgttgttgttagtATTTGTACTGGACAATGAAGCAGCAACTTGTCCATCATTCAGTAACTGGTTGTAATATACAACCCGGAGATCTCCTAGCATCAGGAACCATAAGTGGCAAAgtaggacacacacacacacacacacacacacacacgcacacacacacacacacacacacacacacacacacacacacacaaacactcacacacacacaccacaatctCATTCTTATCTTTCAGACTCCTGATTCATATGGTTCAATGCTTGAATTGTCTTGGCGTGGCACTAAACCTCTTACACTCTCTGACGGATCAACAAGAAAGTTTCTCGCCGATGGAGACGAAGTTGTAATGTCTGGTTACTGCCAAGGTGACGGCCATCGTGTAGGATTTGGCGAATGCAGTGGACGTGTGTTGCCAGCTTTGTTGTCTTGAGGAGACATTAgaactgctgctgttgcagacatttgtgtgtgtgtgtgtgtgtgtgtgtgtgtgtgtgcgtgcgtgcgtgcgtgtgtgtgtgtgtgtgtgtttgtcaaggATGTATTTGCGTTGAATTGAGTTTGCATTAtcactttgtttgtgtgcaatcGTATTACAATTGGGATGATTGGCTCTCTTAGCATTGTATGTGTTGGTTCTGAactaagtttaattaattaaatataatgtaGTTAAGtcattaaattataattaataaatttaatgtaTAAATATGGTAATAAaagttaaattaaaaaattaatataaaactGAGAACATAATTAGAACAaaatgtttgtcagtctgacaaatgtttgtctgcctctgtgtgtgtctatctgtctgtctatctgtgtgttgtctgtttgcctgtctgcttgtctgtctgcttgtgtgtgtgtgtgtgtgtgtgtgtgtgtgtgtgtgtgtgtgtgtgtgtgtgtgtgtgtgtgtgtgtgcctgtctaccaatccgtctgtctgtctataccaatctgtctgtctgtctgtctgtatgtctgtctgtctgtctgtctgtctgtctgtctgtgtgcctgtctgtctgtctgtgtcctcATATATTTatgcctgcctgtgtgtctgtctgtctgtctatgtgtctgtgtgcctgtttgtttgtgtgtctgtctgtttgtgtgtctgtctgtttgttagtctgtttgtctgtctgtctgtcggtctttctgtctgcctgtctgtctgtctgtctttctgacagtctgtctgtctgtctgtctgtctgtctgtctgtcaatacatatattttcatacatcagcactattacaATCTAATTGTACAAACACCAGTCCAAAAGCCCACAATgggccacacaacaaaacccaactacTTATAATTATCAAACGCTTTATCAACGTTCAGAGAGTTTAAAGTGTCCtgctcttcctaattttctactaatcacattagcattgcatctttgcaatgctatagacaaacagcgaCGCTAATAGGTCTTGAATTCGAACTCTCTGCTGTTcgtcctgtttgtctgtctgtctgtctgtctatccatctgtttaCCCACACGTTCGTCTAGCCTTTTACTATCCCATTCATACTCCACACTCCACACACCCATCACCTCCAACATGCAAATCAGCATGCCATCTGTGTACCGCCTAGCCAATCAGAAAAACATAGCAACAACCTCCCACGAGACATCTCACAAGCTACACCCATACTTTGTACATTTCCCAACATCCTACCAGACCGACGCCCAAGAAGCACGCAATCAGAGCAACAGGATTCAAGCAGGACGTCCGGTGagaggtacagtactgtaacCATAGGAATTGCCACATTGTATTCTATCAGCGCATGCAATTAAGTGTTGCTTGATTTGTCTGCAGTGTGCGTCTGCATTGACTCTTGCACAGAATGGGTGACAAGGTATAAGCACATCATGTCAAGTAGCGTCTACAAATGCTAAACGTGGTAGTTACAGCCAGTACGTAGGAACCGAGTGATTCTCTGGTTGCTTTGCAGAGAGAAGATGGAAAGGTGTACCGTCCAGCATTGGAAGAAATTGCCATGAGAAGGTAGGCCAGTGTCAGTGAGATGCGTACGCGTTTGCATGCATAGATGCGTTGCTGGTGGAATttgatactgtgtgtgtgtgtgtgtgtgtgtgtgtgtgtgtgtgtgtgtgtgtgtgtgtgtgtgcgtgtgtgtgtgtgtgtgtgtggaggggaaaacagcaattatAAACGGTTGGGAACaaattggaaagccttagcatgcaTATAGTGTGAGATCAGGATCTAGCTAAAGACgttagtggtcttgatggtcccaaagttgctacagaacgacacatattctcatgtcatCTGGTAATCCTAGAGAGTGCATGGCCTCcttgttggtttttatttgatgtgaattcctgttgacctttaATTCACACaaagaagtgctaatgagactgtggttgcagcaggtgttctactaattactgtttatatTCAATCtcatgtattgtactgtacacccttactcttttaggtcagctcatAATATTCCAGTTTTATTaggtcaacttgtcattgtaataatctgctgtgttatctgtctgtctgtctgtgttatgtcTAACAAGATTATGTCCAATCTTTTCAACAAGATCTGAGTGGCcattatattgaatagtctaccaatcatgcagtataACTTCAAGACTTACATAGAGTCTTCTGACGTTTTGTTAGTTAGCGAACCGCCCTTTTTAAAATTGTGGTTTATGTCTATCATATTTTGTCCCATCTATGGAACATAGGTTATCTACTCCtactaatatacatgcatatgaCTGTAATACATAATACAAGTAGGGAACAGATAGTGTAGTTTTATGATGttattaccaaatatgtcaacatcaaacatttgatgacgtcattatatttaatgacgtcataatgATGGTTGGcaaaaaaatcctggctagaacgctgtgtgtgtgtgtgtgcatgtgtgcatgcatttgtgtgtgtgtgtgtgtgtgtgtgtgtgtgtgtgtgtgtgtgcgcgcgtgcatgtgtgcatgcatttgtgtgtgtgtgtgtgtgtgtgtgtgtgtgtgtgtgtgtgtgtgtgtgtgtgcatgtgtgcatgcatttgtgtgtgtgtgtgtgtgtgtgtgtgtgtgtgtgtgtgtgtgcgtgcgcgtgcatgtgtgcatgcatttgtgtgtgtgtgtgtgtgtgtgtgtgtgtgtgtgtgtgtgtgtgtgtgtgtgtgtgtgtatgtgtgtgtgtgtgtgtgtgtgtgtgtgtgtgtgtgtgtgcatgagtgcatacgtgcatgtacgctcatgcgtgtgtgcgtgtgtgcatttgtgtgtgtgtgtgtgtgtgtgtgtgtgtgtgtgtgtgtgtgtgtgtgtgtgtgcgtgtgcttgtgcgtgcgtgcatgcacgctcgtgcgtgtgtgcgtgtgtgcccCAGAAGACATCGtgtttttcatcatttttttTCTTTAAAAAGGTTTGGTATATGTCAACAAAGAGTCAAgcttttacatatatataatataaataaataattacaattaataatataatataataaatactaaacataaataaattaaataataaaataaaatattaaataaaagtaataatgtaattaaataaatattattattttaaatttattatattaaacTTTAGTTTATTGTAACATatacttaatttaattacattaatttaattaataattttgatatgtcaacagaaagtcAATCTTTTTGTCAAACTGATAACCTATTAACATCATTTCTTCTTGTCTGGGGCCACAATTTGACTCATCACCATGGTAACGGCAACTCTGGCATGGCattgttaacttaattaagttgtgTTGTGCTTTGCGTTGCATTGTATGTTGCATTGtatgttgtattgtatgttgtattgtatgttgtattgtatgttgtattgtatgttgttgttggttgaAGGTTTCGGTTGCGTTACTGTACGGCGACGGATACGTATTATATGCATGGGAATGAGAGCGTTTGTCGTCAGCTTGCAGCCGTTGTGGGAGTGGAAGAGGGTGCTTGGAGTATCGATGGTGTGAAGAGATTGATGGATGAGGCACAGAGTGAGGTGCTGATGTTATTGTATTGAGGAATGCATATCACATACATTagttagactattgtattggagggatgcatctcactatacactagactattgtattggtgggatgcatctcactatacactagactattgtattggagggatgcatctcacaatacactagactattgtattggagggatgcatctcacaatacactagactattgtattggagggatgcatctcacaatacactagactattgtattagagggatgcatctcacaatacactagactattgtattggagggatgcatctcacaatacactagactattgtattggagggatgcatctcacaatacagtaGATCTTGCATTTtatacacatacaaatacTAATCATGTCTCTATAGACATTCTTGACGTCTGC from Corticium candelabrum chromosome 12, ooCorCand1.1, whole genome shotgun sequence includes these protein-coding regions:
- the LOC134187747 gene encoding fumarylacetoacetase-like codes for the protein MSFVPYTPQSDFSIHNLPYGIFSLQSDGRHRIGVAIGDHVVDVSAISELFTGDVLSRNRNVFDKPVLNDFMALGRSAWSEARQTLQRLLSSQEGIIRDNASLQAKALIPMDKVMMHLPANIGDYTDFYSSKEHATNVGTMFRGPENALMPNWVHLPVGYHGRASSVVVSGTAIHRPCGQTRPKDGSCMKPPVFGPCRLLDFELEMAFLAGPGNDLGQRISMDKAEDHIFGMVLMNDWSARDIQKWEYVPLGPFLGKNFGTTISPWVVPMAALEPFKVASPVQDPVPLPYLRHSDPYSFDINLQTGIKVPGMETPSTVCQSNHKYLYWTMKQQLVHHSVTGCNIQPGDLLASGTISGKTPDSYGSMLELSWRGTKPLTLSDGSTRKFLADGDEVVMSGYCQGDGHRVGFGECSGRVLPALLS